One Sneathiella sp. P13V-1 genomic region harbors:
- a CDS encoding ABC transporter permease, with translation MDKTVETTRLERFLDGDVWHSFKKSPVAIIAFIVTVIFLLAAVFAPLVSPHNPFDLASIDLMDSSLPPAWMEDGETRFLLGTDDQGRDIFSTIIYGARISLLVGFASVIFSMVVGITLGLISGYAGGRVDAFIMRVADIQLSFPAILIALLVDGVARGLVPKELHEELAIYVLIFAIGISGWVQYARTVRGSTLVEKGKEYVQAAQVIGIRPGTILRRHVLPNVMGPVMVIATIHLAIAVITEATLSFLGVGVPPTTPSLGTLIRIGNEYLFSGEWWITIFPGAALVILVLAVNLLGDWLRDAMNPKLR, from the coding sequence ATGGATAAAACAGTTGAAACAACGCGCCTTGAGCGTTTCTTGGATGGCGATGTCTGGCACAGCTTCAAAAAGAGCCCCGTTGCGATTATCGCGTTCATAGTTACGGTGATTTTCCTATTGGCAGCAGTTTTTGCTCCGTTGGTTTCCCCGCACAATCCTTTTGATCTCGCTTCAATTGACCTGATGGATTCCAGCCTTCCACCTGCGTGGATGGAGGATGGTGAAACTCGCTTCCTTCTCGGAACGGATGATCAGGGACGTGATATTTTCTCAACCATTATATATGGTGCGCGAATTTCCCTATTGGTTGGTTTCGCCTCAGTTATTTTCTCGATGGTAGTTGGGATTACACTTGGTTTGATCAGCGGTTATGCTGGTGGTCGTGTGGATGCGTTTATCATGCGTGTCGCTGACATTCAGCTCTCATTCCCCGCGATTTTGATTGCCCTGTTGGTTGATGGTGTTGCCCGTGGTCTTGTACCAAAAGAATTGCATGAAGAGCTGGCGATCTACGTTCTGATCTTCGCCATTGGCATTTCCGGTTGGGTCCAATATGCCCGTACAGTTCGTGGCTCTACTCTCGTTGAGAAGGGCAAGGAATATGTTCAGGCTGCTCAGGTCATTGGTATTCGTCCGGGTACAATCTTGCGCCGTCACGTTCTTCCAAACGTCATGGGGCCGGTAATGGTTATCGCAACCATTCACTTGGCGATTGCGGTTATTACTGAGGCGACCCTTTCCTTCCTCGGTGTGGGTGTTCCGCCAACCACGCCATCTCTTGGTACTTTGATCCGTATTGGCAATGAGTATCTCTTCTCTGGTGAATGGTGGATTACTATCTTCCCAGGCGCTGCACTGGTTATTCTGGTGCTTGCAGTGAACTTACTTGGTGACTGGCTACGTGACGCCATGAACCCGAAACTGCGCTAA
- a CDS encoding ABC transporter permease produces MVSFLLKRLLQSVVVMFTVALIAFAMFQFVGDPINNMVGQDTTQEEREQLRENLGLNDPFIVQFGRFALNAAQGDFGISYKYKTPVSDLIFERMPATLELAFVSAILALVLGIPLGVYTALKRNGIISKFIMTTSLVGVSLPTFLTGILLILLFGVVLRWLPTFGRGDVIEIGTWTTGFLTASGLKSLILPSFTLALFQLTLIMRLVRAEMLEVLRTDFVKFARARGLPDRSVHFKHALKNTLVPVITITGLQLGSLIAFAIITESVFQWPGMGLLFIQAVADVDIPIMAAYLVLIAFFFVLINMIVDILYYAVDPRLRSSDG; encoded by the coding sequence ATGGTTTCATTTTTGCTAAAGAGACTGCTGCAATCCGTCGTTGTGATGTTTACAGTGGCTCTCATCGCCTTCGCCATGTTCCAGTTTGTCGGTGATCCGATTAACAACATGGTGGGTCAGGATACGACCCAGGAAGAGCGCGAACAATTGCGCGAGAATTTGGGTCTCAATGATCCATTTATCGTCCAGTTTGGTCGGTTTGCGTTAAACGCTGCCCAAGGGGATTTTGGAATTTCCTACAAATACAAAACACCTGTAAGCGATCTCATTTTTGAGCGTATGCCTGCTACCCTGGAGTTGGCTTTTGTTTCAGCGATCTTAGCGCTGGTGTTGGGTATCCCGCTTGGGGTGTATACGGCGTTGAAGCGTAACGGCATTATTTCCAAGTTTATTATGACGACCTCTTTGGTAGGTGTGTCATTACCGACCTTCCTGACAGGTATTTTGCTGATTTTGCTGTTTGGCGTGGTCCTTCGTTGGCTGCCAACATTTGGTCGCGGTGACGTCATTGAAATCGGAACATGGACCACGGGTTTCTTAACCGCTTCCGGCCTGAAATCTCTGATCCTGCCATCTTTTACATTGGCGTTGTTCCAGTTGACCTTGATTATGCGCCTCGTTCGGGCTGAAATGCTTGAGGTACTTCGGACAGATTTTGTGAAATTTGCACGCGCACGCGGCCTGCCTGATCGTTCTGTTCATTTTAAACACGCCCTTAAAAATACATTGGTGCCTGTTATTACCATTACTGGTTTGCAGCTTGGTTCTTTGATTGCTTTTGCGATCATTACAGAAAGTGTGTTCCAGTGGCCTGGTATGGGCCTTCTCTTTATTCAAGCGGTTGCTGACGTGGATATTCCTATTATGGCGGCCTATCTTGTTCTAATTGCTTTCTTTTTTGTTTTGATCAATATGATTGTGGATATTTTGTACTACGCTGTTGATCCACGACTACGCTCTAGCGACGGGTGA